One genomic window of Polyangium aurulentum includes the following:
- a CDS encoding PepSY domain-containing protein, producing MKIVRRLHMYLGLLVFPWVLLFGISGALFNHPEIGRDIERREISQEELTGLTGMKPWNPDEIAQRVVAQLNAGSPGGYAVDSSAPSAFSGWPLLATPSRSGGRHVLILSLDGGGATVSTHAPEPKADPPPFAGATIELPEYRMAAVQDQVKELLPKLGIDAPGPLRAHPKIHPELHFRVRDANARAWNVVYDLGTGQLDGRPAGPGQLGFVELLGKLHTTHHFPVHGDMAWLFALFADITGITLALWAFSGLVMWWQMKPTRVLGAIAIAIAVAAAALVMRGTASEIQFGNLQNDGP from the coding sequence ATGAAAATCGTGCGGCGCCTGCACATGTACCTCGGCCTGCTCGTTTTTCCCTGGGTGCTGCTCTTCGGGATCAGCGGCGCGCTCTTCAATCATCCGGAGATCGGGCGGGACATCGAGCGGCGGGAAATCTCGCAGGAGGAGCTGACCGGGCTCACGGGGATGAAACCCTGGAATCCGGACGAGATCGCGCAAAGAGTCGTCGCGCAGCTCAATGCCGGCTCCCCGGGAGGTTATGCGGTCGACTCGTCCGCCCCGAGCGCCTTTTCGGGCTGGCCCCTGCTCGCCACCCCGAGCCGCAGCGGAGGACGGCACGTGTTGATCCTCAGCCTCGACGGCGGCGGAGCGACGGTCTCCACCCATGCCCCGGAGCCGAAGGCCGATCCTCCTCCCTTTGCCGGTGCGACCATCGAATTGCCAGAATACAGAATGGCGGCGGTGCAGGACCAGGTGAAGGAACTCTTGCCCAAGCTGGGAATTGACGCGCCCGGCCCCTTGCGGGCGCATCCGAAGATCCACCCCGAGCTGCATTTCCGCGTGCGCGATGCCAATGCCCGCGCGTGGAACGTCGTCTACGACCTCGGCACGGGCCAGCTCGACGGGCGCCCAGCCGGTCCGGGGCAGCTCGGCTTCGTGGAATTGCTGGGCAAGCTCCACACGACGCACCATTTCCCCGTTCACGGCGACATGGCCTGGCTCTTCGCGCTCTTCGCGGACATTACCGGCATCACGCTGGCGTTGTGGGCGTTCAGCGGCCTCGTCATGTGGTGGCAGATGAAGCCCACGCGGGTCCTCGGCGCGATTGCGATTGCGATCGCCGTGGCCGCCGCCGCGCTGGTCATGCGCGGGACGGCCTCGGAGATTCAGTTCGGCAATCTGCAGAATGATGGCCCCTGA
- a CDS encoding 2,3-dihydro-2,3-dihydroxybenzoate dehydrogenase, translating into MELAGKIALVTGAAQGIGEAVARALAARGATVATLDSNPERLYAVVAQMQASGHRAEPFPADVTDREAVDAAVDRIERELGPIDFLVNVAGVLHVGALETLRDEDWERSFAVNARGVFYLCQAVARRMVPRRSGAIVTVGSNAARTPRMNMSVYAASKAASTMFTKCLGLELAQHGIRCNVVSPGSTDTPMQRSLWKDGKGAQAVIDGAPDAFRLGIPLQRMADPRDVAGAVLFLLSEQARHITMHDLCVDGGATLGA; encoded by the coding sequence ATGGAGCTCGCGGGTAAAATCGCGCTCGTGACGGGCGCCGCCCAGGGGATCGGAGAGGCCGTCGCGCGAGCGCTCGCCGCGCGCGGCGCGACAGTGGCCACGCTGGATTCGAACCCGGAGCGACTCTACGCAGTGGTCGCCCAGATGCAAGCGAGCGGCCACCGCGCGGAACCGTTCCCCGCGGACGTCACGGACAGGGAAGCCGTCGACGCAGCGGTGGACAGAATCGAACGCGAGCTTGGCCCCATCGATTTTCTGGTCAACGTCGCTGGTGTGCTGCACGTCGGCGCCCTCGAAACGCTGCGCGACGAGGACTGGGAGCGAAGCTTCGCGGTCAATGCCAGGGGGGTGTTTTACCTTTGCCAGGCGGTGGCCCGACGCATGGTGCCGCGTCGATCTGGCGCCATCGTGACCGTGGGCTCCAACGCCGCGCGGACGCCGCGCATGAACATGTCGGTGTACGCGGCCTCGAAAGCGGCCTCCACGATGTTCACCAAATGCCTCGGCCTCGAGCTCGCGCAGCACGGCATCCGGTGCAACGTGGTCTCACCGGGCTCGACGGACACGCCGATGCAGCGATCCTTATGGAAGGACGGCAAAGGCGCGCAGGCCGTCATCGACGGTGCTCCCGACGCGTTTCGGTTGGGGATCCCCCTTCAGAGAATGGCCGATCCGAGAGACGTCGCGGGCGCGGTGTTGTTCCTGCTCTCGGAGCAGGCGCGGCACATCACCATGCACGATCTCTGCGTCGATGGCGGCGCCACGCTGGGCGCCTGA
- a CDS encoding isochorismatase family protein, producing the protein MGIPSIQPYFMPRKDELPNNRMSWTPDPGRAVLLIHDMQQYFLDYYDTRASPVVELLENIRQVRKRCAALGIPVVYTMQPPEQTAEERGLLLDFWGPGLTAQPHKHAIVNELSPGETDTVLTKWRYSAFQRTELLDLMRRWRRDQLIICGVYAHIGCMLTAGEAFMNDVQPFFVADATSDFTRNWHEMAMTYVSQRCGVVLSTRDVLDALVERSPLHAPLDLKLLRSEVADLLERPVSEILDGDSLLDLGLDSIRLMTLVERLRNAGIEISFVELAESATIADWWELLSPRLPRGARWTGPEGEQAHGARG; encoded by the coding sequence ATGGGAATCCCTAGCATTCAGCCTTATTTCATGCCGCGGAAGGACGAGTTGCCGAACAACCGGATGTCGTGGACGCCGGATCCGGGCCGCGCGGTCCTTCTCATCCACGACATGCAGCAGTACTTCCTCGATTATTACGACACCCGGGCGTCGCCCGTCGTCGAGCTCCTGGAGAACATCCGGCAGGTGCGAAAGCGGTGCGCGGCGCTCGGGATCCCGGTCGTTTATACGATGCAGCCGCCCGAGCAGACGGCCGAGGAACGCGGCCTGCTCCTCGACTTCTGGGGCCCCGGATTGACAGCACAGCCGCACAAGCATGCGATCGTGAACGAGCTGTCGCCGGGGGAAACGGACACCGTCCTCACGAAGTGGCGCTACAGCGCTTTTCAACGCACCGAGCTCCTCGACCTCATGCGCCGCTGGCGTCGCGATCAGCTCATCATCTGCGGCGTCTATGCGCACATCGGGTGCATGTTGACCGCAGGCGAGGCGTTCATGAACGACGTGCAGCCGTTCTTCGTGGCCGACGCGACCTCCGATTTCACGCGGAACTGGCACGAGATGGCAATGACGTACGTGTCGCAGCGGTGCGGCGTCGTGCTCTCGACCCGCGACGTGCTCGACGCGCTCGTGGAGAGGTCGCCTCTCCATGCGCCGCTCGACCTGAAGCTCCTGCGCAGCGAGGTCGCCGACCTCTTGGAGCGGCCCGTTTCCGAGATTCTGGACGGCGACTCGCTCCTCGATCTGGGCCTCGATTCCATCCGTCTCATGACCCTCGTCGAGCGGTTGCGCAATGCGGGGATCGAGATCTCGTTCGTGGAGCTCGCCGAAAGCGCGACGATCGCAGATTGGTGGGAGCTCCTCTCCCCTCGATTGCCACGCGGCGCGCGATGGACCGGACCGGAGGGGGAGCAGGCCCATGGAGCTCGCGGGTAA